From a region of the Branchiostoma floridae strain S238N-H82 chromosome 13, Bfl_VNyyK, whole genome shotgun sequence genome:
- the LOC118429615 gene encoding C-type lectin BfL-2-like isoform X2, whose protein sequence is MSTTVDALKRDQDDIRQLFTTVDALKRDQDDMSTTVDAFKYDRDEMTNTVDALKRDLDSERSRTAALEQRLDAMINTKSPASCPKRYAVFRGICYDAFDTPKNFSDAAAACGEDGGTLAMPETLGPTPSWSPTDTNTVSDGESSWIGLHDRREEGSFEWVDGSALGTYNNWGPGEPNNSGGKEDCISYCVPWTGTWNDAPCDSLLHYICQVVPGRP, encoded by the exons atgtccactactgttgacgccttgaagcgcgaccaagacgacatacgccaactgttcACCAcggttgacgccttgaagcgcgaccaagacgacatgtccaccactgttgacgctttTAAGTACGACCGAGACGAAATGACcaacactgttgacgccttgaagcgtgacctgGACAGCGAGCGCAGCCGaaccgccgccttggagcagcgtcttgaCGCGATGATTAATACAAAGTCACCAG CATCTTGTCCTAAACGTTACGCAGTGTTCCGTGGGATCTGCTACGATGCCTTCGACACACCAAAGAACTTtagcgatgcggccgcggcctgtggtgaagacggcggcaccctcgccatgcccgagacgctgggaccaacgccttcctggtcTCCTACCGATACCAATACCGTGAGCGACGGGGAGTCCTcctggatcggcctgcacgatcggcgcgaagagggaagctttgagtgggtggatggttctgcacttgggacctacAACAACTGGGGTCCGGGAGAACCAAACAATTCGGGAGGCAAAGAAGATTGTATTTCTTACTGCGTACCCTGGACAGGTACATGGAACGACGCACCATGCGACTCGCTGTTGCACTACATATGCCAGGTTGTTCCAG gacgtccGTAG
- the LOC118429615 gene encoding C-type lectin BfL-2-like isoform X1, producing the protein MSTTVDALKRDQDDIRQLFTTVDALKRDQDDMSTTVDAFKYDRDEMTNTVDALKRDLDSERSRTAALEQRLDAMINTKSPASCPKRYAVFRGICYDAFDTPKNFSDAAAACGEDGGTLAMPETLGPTPSWSPTDTNTVSDGESSWIGLHDRREEGSFEWVDGSALGTYNNWGPGEPNNSGGKEDCISYCVPWTGTWNDAPCDSLLHYICQVVPGTSYNPPIS; encoded by the exons atgtccactactgttgacgccttgaagcgcgaccaagacgacatacgccaactgttcACCAcggttgacgccttgaagcgcgaccaagacgacatgtccaccactgttgacgctttTAAGTACGACCGAGACGAAATGACcaacactgttgacgccttgaagcgtgacctgGACAGCGAGCGCAGCCGaaccgccgccttggagcagcgtcttgaCGCGATGATTAATACAAAGTCACCAG CATCTTGTCCTAAACGTTACGCAGTGTTCCGTGGGATCTGCTACGATGCCTTCGACACACCAAAGAACTTtagcgatgcggccgcggcctgtggtgaagacggcggcaccctcgccatgcccgagacgctgggaccaacgccttcctggtcTCCTACCGATACCAATACCGTGAGCGACGGGGAGTCCTcctggatcggcctgcacgatcggcgcgaagagggaagctttgagtgggtggatggttctgcacttgggacctacAACAACTGGGGTCCGGGAGAACCAAACAATTCGGGAGGCAAAGAAGATTGTATTTCTTACTGCGTACCCTGGACAGGTACATGGAACGACGCACCATGCGACTCGCTGTTGCACTACATATGCCAGGTTGTTCCAGGTACTTCTTATAACCCTCCCATTTCCTGA